A genome region from Penaeus chinensis breed Huanghai No. 1 chromosome 15, ASM1920278v2, whole genome shotgun sequence includes the following:
- the LOC125032801 gene encoding thymidylate synthase-like isoform X1 produces the protein MSLFFSVTMSLAESQSNGEAGVVNPRPEKALANEAQNGTTNGCENGNEPAMRHDESQYLDLIRQIMRTGNRKGDRTGTGTISIFGAQMRYSLRDGIFPLLTTKRVFWRGVAEELLWFVRGSTNAKELQEKDIHIWDGNSSKEFLNKMGFHDREEGDLGPVYGFQWRHFGASYTDMHSDYTGQGVDQLQEVIDTIKNNPDDRRIIMCAWNPVDVPKMALPPCHCLCQFYVANGELSCQLYQRSADMGLGVPFNIASYALLTYMIAHVTNLKPGDFVHTLGDAHVYSNHCEALEEQLKREPRPFPSLKIKRKVENISDFKFEDFELEGYKPHPKIKMEMAV, from the exons ATGTCACT ATTCTTCAGTGTCACCATGTCATTAGCTGAGTCCCAGAGTAATGGTGAAGCAGGTGTGGTTAACCCTAGACCAGAAAAGGCACTCGCAAATGAAGCTCAGAATGGTACTACTAATGGATGTGAAAATGGAAATGAGCCT GCTATGAGGCATGATGAGTCCCAGTACCTAGACCTGATCAGACAGATAATGAGGACAGGCaacaggaagggagataggactGGCACTGGCACTATTTCCATATTCGGTGCCCAGATGAGATATTCACTTCGAGATG GTATTTTCCCTCTTCTAACTACCAAGCGCGTGTTCTGGCGAGGGGTGGCTGAAGAGCTGCTGTGGTTTGTAAGAGGTTCCACTAATGCTAAAGAACTACAGGAGAAGGATATTCACATTTGGGATGGAAATTCCTCCAAGGAATTTTTAAACAAAATGGGATTCCACGACAGAGAAGAAGGGGATCTGGGTCCAGTATATGGGTTCCAGTGGCGACACTTTGGGGCTTCGTATACAGACATGCACTCTGACTATACTGGTCAAGGTGTGGATCAGCTTCAGGAG gtaaTAGATACCATCAAAAATAACCCAGATGATCGCCGTATCATCATGTGTGCATGGAACCCAGTAGATGTGCCCAAGATGGCCCTTCCGCCATGTCACTGCTTGTGCCAGTTCTATGTAGCAAATGGGGAACTTTCTTGTCAGCTATATCAACGTTCAGCTGATATGGGTCTAGGTGTTCCCTTCAATATTGCCAGCTATGCACTTCTCACGTACATGATTGCTCATGTTACTAACCTGAAG CCTGGTGACTTTGTACACACATTGGGAGATGCTCATGTTTACTCTAACCACTGTGAAGCTTTGGAGGAACAACTCAAGAGAGAGCCTCGACCATTCCCCTCCCTAAAGATCAAGCGGAAAGTGGAGAACATCAGTGATTTCAAGTTTGAGGACTTTGAGCTTGAGGGCTATAAACCCCATCCAAAGATCAAAATGGAAATGGCTGTGTGA
- the LOC125032980 gene encoding 40S ribosomal protein S16: MAPKETIPSVQVYGRKKTATAVAHCKRGNGLIKVNGRPLELVEPRTLQYKLLEPVLLLGKKRFSKVTIRVRVQGGGHTSQVYAIRQAISKSLVAYYQKFVDEASKKEIKNILINYDRSLLVADPRRCESKKFGGPGARARYQKSYR, from the exons ATGGCTCCCAAAGAAACGATACCGTCTGTGCAGGTGTATGGCAGGAAG AAAACTGCCACTGCTGTTGCTCACTGCAAGCGCGGAAATGGCTTGATCAAGGTCAATGGCCGCCCATTGGAGCTTGTTGAGCCAAGGACTTTGCAGTACAAGCTGTTGGAGCCTGTCCTTCTCTTAGGCAAG AAACGCTTCTCCAAAGTAACCATCCGTGTCCGCGTACAGGGTGGTGGACACACCTCTCAAGTCTATGCTATCCGTCAGGCCATATCCAAGTCTCTGGTTGCCTATTATCAGAAGT TTGTTGATGAAGCCTCcaagaaagaaatcaagaacaTCTTGATTAACTATGACAGATCACTCTTGGTTGCTGATCCTAGGCGTTGCGAGTCCAAGAAGTTCGGAGGTCCTGGAGCCCGTGCCCGCTACCAGAAGTCCTACCgttaa
- the LOC125032801 gene encoding thymidylate synthase-like isoform X2, protein MSLAESQSNGEAGVVNPRPEKALANEAQNGTTNGCENGNEPAMRHDESQYLDLIRQIMRTGNRKGDRTGTGTISIFGAQMRYSLRDGIFPLLTTKRVFWRGVAEELLWFVRGSTNAKELQEKDIHIWDGNSSKEFLNKMGFHDREEGDLGPVYGFQWRHFGASYTDMHSDYTGQGVDQLQEVIDTIKNNPDDRRIIMCAWNPVDVPKMALPPCHCLCQFYVANGELSCQLYQRSADMGLGVPFNIASYALLTYMIAHVTNLKPGDFVHTLGDAHVYSNHCEALEEQLKREPRPFPSLKIKRKVENISDFKFEDFELEGYKPHPKIKMEMAV, encoded by the exons ATGTCATTAGCTGAGTCCCAGAGTAATGGTGAAGCAGGTGTGGTTAACCCTAGACCAGAAAAGGCACTCGCAAATGAAGCTCAGAATGGTACTACTAATGGATGTGAAAATGGAAATGAGCCT GCTATGAGGCATGATGAGTCCCAGTACCTAGACCTGATCAGACAGATAATGAGGACAGGCaacaggaagggagataggactGGCACTGGCACTATTTCCATATTCGGTGCCCAGATGAGATATTCACTTCGAGATG GTATTTTCCCTCTTCTAACTACCAAGCGCGTGTTCTGGCGAGGGGTGGCTGAAGAGCTGCTGTGGTTTGTAAGAGGTTCCACTAATGCTAAAGAACTACAGGAGAAGGATATTCACATTTGGGATGGAAATTCCTCCAAGGAATTTTTAAACAAAATGGGATTCCACGACAGAGAAGAAGGGGATCTGGGTCCAGTATATGGGTTCCAGTGGCGACACTTTGGGGCTTCGTATACAGACATGCACTCTGACTATACTGGTCAAGGTGTGGATCAGCTTCAGGAG gtaaTAGATACCATCAAAAATAACCCAGATGATCGCCGTATCATCATGTGTGCATGGAACCCAGTAGATGTGCCCAAGATGGCCCTTCCGCCATGTCACTGCTTGTGCCAGTTCTATGTAGCAAATGGGGAACTTTCTTGTCAGCTATATCAACGTTCAGCTGATATGGGTCTAGGTGTTCCCTTCAATATTGCCAGCTATGCACTTCTCACGTACATGATTGCTCATGTTACTAACCTGAAG CCTGGTGACTTTGTACACACATTGGGAGATGCTCATGTTTACTCTAACCACTGTGAAGCTTTGGAGGAACAACTCAAGAGAGAGCCTCGACCATTCCCCTCCCTAAAGATCAAGCGGAAAGTGGAGAACATCAGTGATTTCAAGTTTGAGGACTTTGAGCTTGAGGGCTATAAACCCCATCCAAAGATCAAAATGGAAATGGCTGTGTGA